From Panthera uncia isolate 11264 chromosome X, Puncia_PCG_1.0, whole genome shotgun sequence, the proteins below share one genomic window:
- the NXT2 gene encoding NTF2-related export protein 2 isoform X1, with amino-acid sequence MRRYRRDWSREDSRRYQGRRDYYDDEPQTSYGCRGRRTREEAVTPPPPEKPASSSLMASSVDFKTHVDQACRAAEEFVNIYYETMDKRRRALTRLYLDKATLIWNGNVVTGLEALTNFFDMLPSSEFQVNMLDCQPVHEQATQAQTTVLVVTSGTVKFDGNKQHYFNQNFLLTAQSNPQNTVWKIASDCFRFQDWAST; translated from the exons ATGAGAAGATACAGAAGAGACTGGTCTCGTGAAGACTCACGAAGATACCAAGGAAGGAGGGACTATTATGATGATGAGCCACAAACCAGTTATGGGTG CCGAGGGAGACGGACACGTGAGGAGGCAGTGACGCCGCCACCGCCGGAAAAACCAGCTTCGAGCTCCCTGATGGCCTCGTCTGTG GATTTTAAAACTCATGTAGATCAGGCATGTAGAGCTGCTGAGGAATTTGTCAATATTTACTATGAGACAATGGACAAAAGAAGACGG gCACTAACCAGGCTGTATCTAGACAAGGCCACTTTAATATGGAATGGAAATGTTGTTACAGGGCTAGAAGCCCTAACCAATTTCTTTGATATGTTGCCTTCTAGTGAGTTCCAGGTCAATATGTTAGATTGCCAACCAGTTCATG AGCAAGCTACTCAGGCCCAGACCACAGTTCTCGTTGTGACCAGTGGAACTGTGAAGTTTGATGGAAACAAACAACACTACTTCAACCAGAACTTCCTGCTGACCGCCCAGTCTAATCCTCAAAACACCGTGTGGAAGATTGCAAGCGATTGCTTTCGTTTCCAAGATTGGGCTAGTACTTAA
- the LOC125932374 gene encoding mitochondrial intermembrane space import and assembly protein 40-like, translated as MAYCRQEGKDRIIFVTKEDHETPSNAELVADDPNDPYEEHGLILPNGDINWNCRCLGGMASGPCGEQFKSAFSCFHHSTEDVKGSDCVDQFLAMQECMQKYPDLYPQEDEDEKEEEEEEEEEEEKPAECLEETAPTEATATKEEERSS; from the coding sequence ATGGCCTATTGCCGGCAGGAAGGGAAGGATCGAATCATATTTGTGACCAAAGAAGACCATGAAACTCCAAGCAATGCAGAGCTGGTGGCTGATGACCCCAACGATCCCTACGAGGAGCATGGATTGATCCTGCCAAATGGAGACATTAACTGGAACTGCCGGTGCCTTGGGGGAATGGCCAGTGGCCCCTGTGGGGAACAATTCAAGTCGGCCTTTTCCTGCTTCCACCATAGCACAGAGGATGTCAAGGGGTCAGACTGTGTAGACCAGTTCCTGGCCATGCAGGAATGCATGCAGAAATACCCGGACCTGTATCCCCAGGAGGATGAGGacgagaaggaggaggaggaggaggaggaggaggaggaggagaagccagcAGAATGTTTAGAAGAAACAGCTCCTACTGAAGCCACTGCAACCAAAGAAGAGGAGAGGTCAAGCTAA
- the NXT2 gene encoding NTF2-related export protein 2 isoform X2, whose translation MDKRRRALTRLYLDKATLIWNGNVVTGLEALTNFFDMLPSSEFQVNMLDCQPVHEQATQAQTTVLVVTSGTVKFDGNKQHYFNQNFLLTAQSNPQNTVWKIASDCFRFQDWAST comes from the exons ATGGACAAAAGAAGACGG gCACTAACCAGGCTGTATCTAGACAAGGCCACTTTAATATGGAATGGAAATGTTGTTACAGGGCTAGAAGCCCTAACCAATTTCTTTGATATGTTGCCTTCTAGTGAGTTCCAGGTCAATATGTTAGATTGCCAACCAGTTCATG AGCAAGCTACTCAGGCCCAGACCACAGTTCTCGTTGTGACCAGTGGAACTGTGAAGTTTGATGGAAACAAACAACACTACTTCAACCAGAACTTCCTGCTGACCGCCCAGTCTAATCCTCAAAACACCGTGTGGAAGATTGCAAGCGATTGCTTTCGTTTCCAAGATTGGGCTAGTACTTAA